The bacterium genome segment CCGCTTTACCTGTAACGTGTATGATTCCTACTTCATGAGGATCAGCTTGCGGACGGCGTGTTGTCCGCCGCTTTCGAGCTTCACCATGTAGATTCCCGTCGCCTGATTTCCGGCATTCCACGAAATCCGGTGCGCCCCCGCCGCGATGAATCCCCCGGCAAGCTTCGCCACCTCCTGGCCCAACACGTTGTATATCGTGATTGTTGCGAAAGCGGAAGCCGAAAGCGAGAAGGGAATCGTTGTCCTCGCGTTGAACGGATTGGGATACGCGTCGCCGAGCTCGAAAACAATCGG includes the following:
- a CDS encoding T9SS type A sorting domain-containing protein; this encodes MAGCGDYQSATGVTYPLLTIGSGVAQQYGVDRQYLVIDGDGVVRWIGPTHSLPMEAIQDTIETYLARLDAGDSPPPFEPIVFELGDAYPNPFNARTTIPFSLSASAFATITIYNVLGQEVAKLAGGFIAAGAHRISWNAGNQATGIYMVKLESGGQHAVRKLILMK